From the uncultured Methanobrevibacter sp. genome, one window contains:
- a CDS encoding tryptophan--tRNA ligase, producing the protein MENLIDPWASFSLDYDKLVNKFGIGKVSDIIDDIENPPRLMKRGVIFGHREFNEIAKLINKNEDFAVVTGMMPSGQMHIGHKMVVDQLKWYQQKGAMLSLPIADLESYAARGMSFEKGRQIAVEEYLTNWIALGLDLEKDNVNVYLQSQNKLLQDLAFKASSKTNFSQLKAIYGFTPSTNIAHIQAPLVQVADILLPQIEEFGGPKKVVVPVGIDQDPHIRLTRDIAQKLHEDLGFLTPASTYHRFLTGLTGDKMSSSKPNTAIYLNEDTKTVVKKVKSAKTGGRESLKEQQELGGEVDKCVIYEMLLYHLIDDDEELKKIRTDCLNGTLRCGDCKVRTAELMAEFFDELHEKQLEAREIAKTLI; encoded by the coding sequence GTGGAAAATTTAATCGACCCATGGGCATCATTTAGCTTGGATTATGATAAGTTGGTCAATAAGTTTGGTATTGGTAAAGTTTCAGACATTATTGATGATATAGAAAATCCTCCTAGATTGATGAAAAGAGGAGTAATTTTTGGTCACAGAGAATTTAATGAAATTGCAAAATTAATTAACAAGAATGAAGATTTTGCAGTTGTAACCGGTATGATGCCAAGTGGACAAATGCATATCGGTCATAAAATGGTTGTTGATCAATTGAAATGGTATCAGCAGAAAGGAGCAATGCTTTCATTACCTATTGCGGATCTGGAATCATATGCTGCACGAGGAATGAGTTTTGAAAAAGGTCGCCAGATTGCAGTTGAGGAATATTTAACCAACTGGATTGCATTAGGTCTTGACCTTGAAAAGGACAATGTCAATGTCTATCTTCAGTCTCAAAACAAGCTCCTGCAGGATTTAGCTTTTAAAGCTTCAAGCAAAACTAATTTTAGTCAGTTAAAAGCCATCTACGGATTTACTCCATCTACAAACATTGCACATATTCAGGCACCTCTTGTTCAGGTTGCAGACATTTTGCTTCCGCAAATTGAAGAATTCGGAGGCCCGAAAAAAGTAGTAGTGCCTGTAGGTATTGACCAGGACCCTCACATCAGACTGACAAGGGATATTGCTCAAAAGCTTCATGAAGATTTAGGATTTTTAACACCAGCATCTACTTATCACAGATTCCTGACTGGTCTGACAGGAGATAAGATGAGCAGTTCAAAACCGAATACTGCAATTTATCTTAATGAAGATACTAAAACTGTTGTCAAAAAAGTAAAATCCGCAAAAACAGGCGGAAGAGAAAGCTTAAAAGAACAGCAGGAATTAGGTGGAGAAGTAGATAAATGTGTAATCTATGAAATGTTGCTCTATCATCTGATTGATGATGATGAGGAACTTAAAAAAATCAGGACTGACTGCTTAAACGGTACTCTGCGCTGCGGAGACTGTAAAGTCAGAACTGCTGAGCTGATGGCTGAGTTTTTCGATGAATTGCATGAAAAACAACTTGAAGCTCGTGAAATTGCTAAAACATTGATATAA